The Micromonospora violae DNA segment CCCGCACCCGCCAGCCCTGCCCGGCGAGCAGCCGGGTGAGGTACGCCCGCATGTCGGCGTTGTCGTCGGCGAGCAGGATCCGTGCCCCGGCCAGCTCGTCCGTGGCCGGCCCGAACGCGGGGTCGGGCTCGGTCAGTGCCTCGCCTGGTTCGGTGAGCCAGCCCAACGCCTCCTCGACGGCGGCGCGGGCCGCGTCGCCCCGCCCGTCCACCGCCGGTCCGGTGGCCGCCGCGCGGCGCGCGGCCGACCAGGGCAGCGTCACGGTGAACCTGCTGCCGACGCCCACCTGGCTGGTTGCGTGAACGTCGCCGCCCTCCAGCCGCGCCAGCTCGTGCACCAGGGCCAGGCCGATGCCCGTGCCCTCGTGACTGCGCGAGCGGGCGCCCCGCACCCGGTGGAAGCGTTCGAAGAGTTTCGGCAGGTCCCGTTCCGCGATGCCGATGCCGGTGTCCGCGACGGTGAGGCGTACCTCTTCGTCGTCGGCGTCGAGGGTGACCCGGATGCGGCCGATGAACGTGTACTTCAGGGCGTTGGAGAGCAGGTTCGTGACGATGCGTTCCCAGTTGACCGGGTCGACCGCAACCGGCCGGGGCAGCGGTGGGCAGCTCACTTCAAGCGTCAGTCCGGCCCGCTCGACGGCGGCCCGGAACACCCCGGCGAGCTCGGCGGTCAGCGCGGCCAGGTCGACCACCCGGGCGTCGCTGCGCGCGCGGCCGGCCTCCAGGCTGGAGAAGGTGAGCAGGCTGTTGACCAGCGTGAGTAGTCGGGTGGCGTTACGCCAGCTGGTCTCCACCCGCTCCCGCTGCACCGCCGCGAGCGGGGCGGTGGCGTCGGTGAGGGCGTCGGTCAGCGGGCCGAGGATGAGGGTCAGCGGGGTACGGAACTCGTGGCTGACGTTGGCGAAGAAGTCGGTCTTGACCCGGTCGAGTTCCGCCATCGCCTCGACCCGACGCCGCTCCTCCTCGTACTCCTGGGCGTTGCGCAGCGCCACGGAGATCTGCTGGGCGAGGAGCTGGTGGAAGCTGCGGTACGCCTCGTCGAGCCCTCGGCTGGGGCTGACCCCGACGAGCAGGACGCCGAGTGGTTGGGTCTCGTCGCCGGAGGGCAGCGGCAGCGCCAGCGCGGTGCGGACCGGCTCGTTCCACGGGCCGGCGGGAAGCGGCAGCCGGTCGGCGACGTCGCTCACCTGGGTCGCCCGGCCCTCGGCGGCCGCCGCCAGCCCCCAGGCGGACGCGGCCGGGCCCGGGTCGGTCAGCTCGACGGTGTCCGGCAGGGCGTCGGCGTGCCCCTGGTCGCCGCCGGTGCAGGCGACCCGTCGCAGCGTCGTGCCGTCGCGCAGGTAGACGGCGGCGAACGGCACGTCCAGCGGATGGCCGTCGATCACGTCGATCAGTCGAGCGCCGGTGGCGTCCACGTCGACGGTGCGTCCGTCGCCGA contains these protein-coding regions:
- a CDS encoding ATP-binding protein, with product MTRPSTDLFLDGGDAGRLMAELNWADSPLGPVSEWPESLRAAVRLVLSSRYPMLLLWGANYSQLYNDAYSALIGDKHPAALGGDVRVTLAEGWDVLAPLVEKAMATGVASWVPALQLLLERAGYREEAYFSVSHAPARDDDGRTVGVLTVCSEVTQQVVGERRLRLLRDLSVLGDGRTVDVDATGARLIDVIDGHPLDVPFAAVYLRDGTTLRRVACTGGDQGHADALPDTVELTDPGPAASAWGLAAAAEGRATQVSDVADRLPLPAGPWNEPVRTALALPLPSGDETQPLGVLLVGVSPSRGLDEAYRSFHQLLAQQISVALRNAQEYEEERRRVEAMAELDRVKTDFFANVSHEFRTPLTLILGPLTDALTDATAPLAAVQRERVETSWRNATRLLTLVNSLLTFSSLEAGRARSDARVVDLAALTAELAGVFRAAVERAGLTLEVSCPPLPRPVAVDPVNWERIVTNLLSNALKYTFIGRIRVTLDADDEEVRLTVADTGIGIAERDLPKLFERFHRVRGARSRSHEGTGIGLALVHELARLEGGDVHATSQVGVGSRFTVTLPWSAARRAAATGPAVDGRGDAARAAVEEALGWLTEPGEALTEPDPAFGPATDELAGARILLADDNADMRAYLTRLLAGQGWRVRAVTDGRQALDEIHRDLPDLVLTDVMMPVLDGFELVRRLRADPATRALPVLVLSARAGGEASVEGLSLGADDYLVKPFAATELIARIRASIRRARERTPAVADGGDPATVAAAGPSAPPTPLGPVGSAPAVEPVRDTTVVAAPADPDGLGDLLDVGWTYPSAPTSASAMRRDVRGALGELNVDPDVLEDLLLAASEAVNNAVEHAQRPSRPEVRVRVQVGGDLIRISVRDFGTWRDRRPAMDRGRGALLMNAYGDVRLVSTAEGTTVTIERRLG